The genomic window CCACTTTCCATGGGTTTGCTCTGAAAGTCCTCTCCGGTGCACTTGACAGAACTCCCCATTTTTCCGATATCGGATTTGCTTCCGATTCAAGATTGATCAGCGAAAAAGAGCGTCTGGGAATGCTTGTCCGCCTGACCACTCCCTCAGAGCGCAAATTGCTTTCTTCTGATCTTTTTCGTATCGATTCACTTCTGGCACAAAAGGCTGTTTTCCCTGAAAAACTCTCAGGAATGGATAAAACACAATCGGATCTGCTCGAAGAAATAGAAAGGAGACTTCAACGCGAGAAGGAATCTTGCGGATTATGGGATTTCTCAGATCTTCTTTCCGGGACACTGCGGCTATTCAGAAACAAGCCTGATATTCTTGAGCGTTTTGTTTCCAGATTAAGTTCTATACTGGTAGATGAGTTTCAGGATACAAACCCTGTACAGATAACACTTTTAAAGACCTTGCTGTCAAATGACAAATGTCTCTTTGCAGTGGGTGATGATGATCAGGCGATTTACGCATTCAGGGGTGCTGATATCCGCCCGACTCTTGAGTTCTGCAGTCATTTCTATGGTGCCTCTGTTTTGAAACTGCAAATTAACTACCGCAGCACTCCGGCGATACTTAATTCTGCAAACCGAATCAATTCGGATAAACCTGCCGCTTATAGGAAGATCCTGGTTTCCGGGAAATACAAGAAAAACGGCATCGCTCCCCGGAAATTCTCTTTTAGTGAACAGGAAGAGATGCTTGACTGGATCATGAAGCAGGCGGAGATGATATGGAGAGGGGAGCAGATCAAGGTTGAGTCGATGGCGATTCTTTTCAGGTTGAATCATACTCTGGACCGGAGTCTTCAGTATTTCAAAAGCAAACTGGGCGATTCAGCTTCACTTCCTGTCATGCTTACTGTTCATAAGAGCAAGGGGCTCGAATTCCCGGTTGTGTTTCTCTGCGATATGGAGGATGGTGTGTTTCCAAATTATCAGATAAAGTCTGCCTCAAAACCTCGTTCGGTAAAGGAGATATTCCAGAGGTGGTTCAAGGCTCCTGAGGTAAACTGTAACTGGGATGAGGAGAAAAGGCTTTTTTATGTGGGGGTCACCAGGGCAGAGAAGCACTTGTTTCTCCTCACAGCTCGACGTAAAGAGGTTTACGGCAGAAAGAGAGCGTTCAGGAGATCAAGATTCCTGTGTTTGATCTGAATGACGGGTTTTCACAGGAAAACGAGGAGATGCGGAACTGGTCGTGGTCCGTATCGGAATCGAAAACAGATCCGAATCAGGAAACTCTAATGTAAAGCCGTACATTGCAGGAGTTATCCGCGGCTGATAGGTTCACTTTAAGGTAGGAAGTTGATAAAGAGGAAACGGCAAACTGTTAAAAAGTGGTGTTGGAACTCATGGTATTGACAGCTATCCTATCGTAAAGTAAAATGTTGCTCCTTTGCCAACTTCCCCTTCTGCCCAGATCTTTCCACCGTGGCGCCTGATGACCCGATCAACAATTGATAATCCCACTCCGGTCCCCTCGAACTCCTTCTCTGAATGTACCCGCTTGAATGGTTGGAATATTTTGTCGGCAAACTGCTGGTCAAAACCAACACCGTTATCGCGTACAAAGTAGACAGTCTGGTTATCCTTTGTGGTGGTGCCGAACTCAATGCGTTTTTTTCCTCTCCCGGAGGTAAATTTCCAGGCATTACGAAGCAGGTTCTCAAGGGCAAGGTGAATCAAAGCGGGATCAGCATTGGCGTGTACTTTTTCCTGGATGATAAATTCTGCCTCGCTCTGAAGATCGGACATCTTGAGTTCAGAGGAAAAATCGCGTACAAGTGCACTGATATCGACATCTCTCCGCTTTACCTCCTGTTTACTGGCACGCGACAGGCTGAGCATATCATCGATAAGCTGTTGCATCTTTCCCACATTTTTATCAATTCTACGTAGAAAATCATTTCCCTCTTCATCAAGATGATCAGCGTAGTCCTCGGTAAGAAAA from Fibrobacter sp. includes these protein-coding regions:
- a CDS encoding ATP-dependent helicase yields the protein MPVNSEISLLEGLNEEQKQAVTAACDHHILILAGAGCGKTTVLTRRIVYLSHSGIDQSRILALTFTRKAAEEMAIRVSRLLGTDDKEKLPVITTFHGFALKVLSGALDRTPHFSDIGFASDSRLISEKERLGMLVRLTTPSERKLLSSDLFRIDSLLAQKAVFPEKLSGMDKTQSDLLEEIERRLQREKESCGLWDFSDLLSGTLRLFRNKPDILERFVSRLSSILVDEFQDTNPVQITLLKTLLSNDKCLFAVGDDDQAIYAFRGADIRPTLEFCSHFYGASVLKLQINYRSTPAILNSANRINSDKPAAYRKILVSGKYKKNGIAPRKFSFSEQEEMLDWIMKQAEMIWRGEQIKVESMAILFRLNHTLDRSLQYFKSKLGDSASLPVMLTVHKSKGLEFPVVFLCDMEDGVFPNYQIKSASKPRSVKEIFQRWFKAPEVNCNWDEEKRLFYVGVTRAEKHLFLLTARRKEVYGRKRAFRRSRFLCLI